Part of the Cercospora beticola chromosome 5, complete sequence genome is shown below.
GGCAGCAGGTCGATATACAACTGGGTCATCTCGAATACCTCCTCCACGTATGCCACAATTGGCTCAGGCTCAACTTCAGACGACGGCGAACCTGCCAATCTCACTATCAGCTCAACGAGCAATCCTTTCAGCTTGATGTTCGAGGACACACCACTTACTTACATTTCGCCTAAATCAAATTCAAGCTCCGCTCGATATACCTTCCGTATTGACATGGACAAGGCATTCAATCCTCCAGTATCGCTGGCCGCTAACAATGTCGCGACCCAATGCTACTTCAACCAAACGAGCCTCACCGGCACTCTCTATCTTTCAGCACCTCGAACATACCCAGAATCGAATAATTCGGACGGCGGTTTGCAATGGCCCTACGCAATAGACATCCGGCAGAGCAGTCCAGGCGGAACCGACGTTCCGGCTTGCTACGAATTCGTCCAGGGCCAACAGGGGGCTCGCATAACTTCTGGACTGACACCACAGTCTGTGGACACAGAATGTTCCTGCGACTATCGCAACTATTGACCGATCTCTTTCGTGCTTTTTGTTTTTATTTGATTTGATTTGAGACGACCTGATGCTGATAAGATACCCTGCTACTATTTGGCGATGATTGCCGGCGCATTGAACGTTAATGTATATAGAAATGTGAGCTTCGCGTGGAAGATGCCGCGCGAGGAAACGTACAGAGCAAGTACAAGACTCTGGTCGTTTAGACGCTGTCGACTCTGAAACGGAACCTTCAGTCACCATGCTGACTTTCACGACTCGGATGTGTCCGGACCGATCATCCTCGAGTTCTACCCACACAACCCAACAAATGCAGGTCGAAGTGCTTTGCGGACACAGATTCAACGCAAGCACGATGCCTTTCCGATCTAGACGGCCTTCGCTGCAATGCATGCGCTGGCAGTGCTGTACAGTACGCGCCCTCGCTGCAGGTAGCTCCACCTGAGTCTGCACAGCATTCCAACGCCTATGACTCGCTGAGACATAGCTAGGAGCTCCACTTTCACATGCGTAGACTGCAGCCGCATTGTGGGGTGTCTGTCTCAGCACGAGCAGTAAGCTCTGCCGGCGGCCGCACCCTGGACGCAGAGAGTTCGCATTTCATGCAGTTGGAGTCGGAGATCGAATGCTCGGGTTATATTGCATGGTATTCTGTGGCACTTGTCGGGCTGAGTAACGAGGGCTCGTGGCGATGCGGGACTAGAAGTACAGTGATTATTATTACTGCAGAAGGATCACTGGGTTTCTATTCTCTTTGTTCTCGGATCTTCTACCACCACGAGTGTCGGTCAATAAGCTGTCTCGAATGCTGGATACATGATTTGTTATCAACCAACAATATCACTGGACTGCTCTGCACGTTACATTTCGGACTCGAGAAACACACTGCCTAAGTTATTATGCGAGTCGATTCCAGCAACATGGCCATAACCACGACGACGGAATGCACTCCAAACCTCCAGGCTGAAGAAGATTACAAGCGGAAACGACTACCAGAACATGATACCTCCGATCGAGCTCCCAGAATAGGGTTCACACAATTACTCTTGCCGCTTTTCCTCGCCTGGATCAGCAATTGCCAAAAGACGATGGTTGTCGTGCTTCCCACCATCATTGCTCGAATCATTCAAGCAGCAGTATTGGTTTCTCTGCTCAACTACTGCGGAGATTCAGAATCCACAAGGTCGTATAATGGCAGGCGAACAACAACCCGGtccttcggcttcttcattCAGGCACTTTGTGTGCTGTTTATGATCGATATTCTGCGCCTCGACCCGACGGAGGCGAGAGGGCTGGTAAGCACATCGGATTGGCGGAGTGAGACTGCCGAGTTGTTCCGAAGGTGATGGGAAGTCGGTATGCTGGTTGACGGGGATACAAATGAAGAGGAGATTGCCAACGATGTCTGGAGTGGTGGGTTACAGTTGGAGAGGAGACTTTCAGGATCGCGAGCGCCACCAGTCAACGAGGCATGGGATGGTGGTCCACTGCACAACATGTCCCTTCTCAGAGTCCGACGAGATTCACGATTTTGCTGCTTGAGATGCTGGATAGTGCTGTTGAGGCTTTGGGCAGTACTGTGGAAGGATGCACCAATGCTGAAACTGCCTTTGGGCGCTGTTGGTGTTGTGGCGAGTGTCGTAATAGTACATGGATATCTGTACATGATGTATCTTCACCGGCCCAGTTCTGAGGCTTTTCCTGCGCTATGCAAATGCTCCATCTTCTACAAGGTAATTTCGCCCTTCCATGTTCCATCGGTCAAACCAAGTGTCTCAACCAGGTTCTGCCACCGCGGCCCACCTCTTTCCTTTCTGCGCAAATATTTCAAGAGTTTTGCTCTGCGATGAACCAGTAATCTGAGGTTTCTCTTGTTGACTTTGTCCATCGTGCCTCTCGTCTCCAGGAAGTCTGCAACGGCACGAATCTTAGCGGTCAGGATGGCAATCTGCACTTCGCTGCTGCCAGTGTCTGCTCCAACACGTTCCACCTTTTGCTGCTCGCCGCCGGTTACACCCGCAGAGGTTGGTTTCGGAGGCAGTGTCTGCTCCGTGTTATGACGCCCGAAGACGTCTATGCATCTCTGCTTGTTCACTCTCAGCCGATCTTTACTGCTTCCCAGTGCTAAGCTCGAGATTCGTCTCAATGCCTCCTGCGCGGTCGCGTGTTCCTCCTCCAATATCTTCTTCCGAGCTGCTGGACTCATGCCGGTAGTGAAGTCCTTCATCGTTTCTGCGGCGCGCTCCCAGTCGGGGTTGTTCGCATCCGCGTCTCTGGCACCACCAAGGATTCCGCTAATCTCAGCATCGAGTCCGCGCGACTCTTTCCCGCCATCTCTTCGGGCCTTTTTTccctcggcttcttctggcTCGTCTTGCGCAGCAGGAGTAGTCAGCCATTGGCTCTTCCCTAACCCGCGAGCCAATTCCTCTTTGGTCAAGTAGAAGTTGAGGTGATTGTCTGTCTCCGTCTTGGGTCCAATGGCATCTTCAGATGGTGACTTCGAACTCCGGACTTGCGTCGAAGGGGTGTCTGCCGAGGGCTCGGGAGGGAGGGCAGTGTCGAAGGAGCGTACGAAAGGCGTGGTGAGACCGCGAACAGGGTCGCCTAGACTGCTGGCCCGCTCCTTCTTCAGTACCTCCTGTCTACTCAAATTCGCAGCTTTCTTCGCTCGCGCTTGCGCAATGGCATATGGATCGCGATGTTTCCGTCGTTGCGTGACTGTGGACGCTTGGGAGCAGGGTGTGGAGGAGAAAGATCGCGTGGCCGTGGAAGGGGGTGCTGCTGGCACATGTCAACATTAATGTATCGATCTCCGACAGGCTCACGTACTGCTCTGTGCCCGCAGGCAGGTGGCGATCGGTATTCGAGGCGGCATGATGGATGCTGTTTCTATGCTCGCTGGGCGCCATCAACGCTCACTTGTGCTCGCTCAAGGACGCCGCGGGGATGCCAAGTGTTGTGTCCTGAGGCAGACACGAAAACGACCGTGCACGCACTTCTGTAAATTGATGCTCCGAACAGcccaccaccagcagcatcgAGGACTTCGCGACAACACCACACCACCCGTCTTCGACCGCCCAACACCTCGCCCTCAACCGCGAAGATGGCCACTCCAAAGAACCTCCCATCGGTGTTCAACGCCACTGCCCAGGACATTGAGATGCTCCTGTCGGCTCAGGCTCACATTGGCAGCAAGAACTTGCAGGTGCACATGGAGCCATACCTCTGGAAGACTCGCCCAGACGGTGTCAATGTCATCAACATTGGCAAGACCTGGTATGTGAATATTTCTGCAGCCAGTTCGGCTGAGGCGGCGCACATACGCGCATTGCGAGCGAATTTGCGACTCTTATTGCATTTGCTCCGCCTGATATGCCCTGGCAAAAATTGAGCCGGCAGAGTACTAATGCGCGCACAGGGAGAAGATTGTCCTCGCTGCCCGCATCATCGCCGCTATCGACAACCCAGCTGACATTGCTGTCATCTCTGCTCGTCCATACGGTCAGCGTGCTGTCCTGAAGTTCGCCGCCCACACCGGTGCCTCCGCCATTGCCGGTCGCTTCACCCCCGGTAACTTCACCAACTACATCACTCGCTCGTTCAAGGAGCCAcgcctcatcatcgtcaccgaCCCACGCACCGATGCCCAGGCCATCAAGGAGGCCTCGTACGTCAACATCCCAGTCATCGCCCTTTGCGACACCGACTCCCCAACCGAGTACGTCGATGTTGCCATCCCAACGAACAACAAGGGTCGTCATGCCATTGGTCTGATCTGGTGGATGCTCGCCCGTGAGGTCCTCCGTCTCCGTGGTACTCTTGCCAGCCGTGAGACCGAGTGGGACGTCATGACCGATCTGTACTTCTACCGTGACCcagaggcggaggagaaCAAGGACTCTGCTGGCCAGGACGAGGCCAAGGTGCCAGGTGCCGACGAGGTTGGCCCAGGCGCCGTCGAGAGCGGATTCAACAACGAGTGGGAGGTTGGCAATGCTGGCAGCTCCGctttcgctgctgcttcgggTACTGCTGGTGCTCAGGCCGCATCCACTTGGGATGCTGAGGGTGCTGACTGGGCTGCTGCCAGCGCTCCAGTCGAGACCGGCAACCAGGGCTGGGCTGCTGACGGCAACACCGGCGCTGCGACTGCTCCAGACAACCAGTGGTAGATGTGTTAGACCTTTGGTACGTTGAAAAAAGCGATTCGCCCTCACAGGCTAGGAGAAAGTACTGGCGCTCATGAGGGAAAGAAGCCTGTCATCATGTGAAGTGATGAAAGGAGAATGCCCTGTGCTAGGAAGCCCGATCGGTTCAACGAAAGTTGCCGGGTCTGTAGAGTCATTACAAGATATCTTCAGGCGCGTTCTCTCTCCGTGTGTTGCTCCTGTCGCTATCACCAGTCTCCTGCACCTCTGTCGTATTTACGTCCGTGTTCGATGGTACATGTTGTGACAGTTTTGTACCCTTTAGAGGA
Proteins encoded:
- a CDS encoding mitochondrial 37S ribosomal protein uS15m (BUSCO:EOG092643JW) translates to MPPRIPIATCLRAQSTPPSTATRSFSSTPCSQASTVTQRRKHRDPYAIAQARAKKAANLSRQEVLKKERASSLGDPVRGLTTPFVRSFDTALPPEPSADTPSTQVRSSKSPSEDAIGPKTETDNHLNFYLTKEELARGLGKSQWLTTPAAQDEPEEAEGKKARRDGGKESRGLDAEISGILGGARDADANNPDWERAAETMKDFTTGMSPAARKKILEEEHATAQEALRRISSLALGSSKDRLRVNKQRCIDVFGRHNTEQTLPPKPTSAGVTGGEQQKVERVGADTGSSEVQIAILTAKIRAVADFLETRGTMDKVNKRNLRLLVHRRAKLLKYLRRKERGGPRWQNLVETLGLTDGTWKGEITL
- the RPS0 gene encoding 40S ribosomal protein uS2, with product MATPKNLPSVFNATAQDIEMLLSAQAHIGSKNLQVHMEPYLWKTRPDGVNVINIGKTWEKIVLAARIIAAIDNPADIAVISARPYGQRAVLKFAAHTGASAIAGRFTPGNFTNYITRSFKEPRLIIVTDPRTDAQAIKEASYVNIPVIALCDTDSPTEYVDVAIPTNNKGRHAIGLIWWMLAREVLRLRGTLASRETEWDVMTDLYFYRDPEAEENKDSAGQDEAKVPGADEVGPGAVESGFNNEWEVGNAGSSAFAAASGTAGAQAASTWDAEGADWAAASAPVETGNQGWAADGNTGAATAPDNQW